One region of Vanessa tameamea isolate UH-Manoa-2023 chromosome 27, ilVanTame1 primary haplotype, whole genome shotgun sequence genomic DNA includes:
- the LOC113392046 gene encoding uncharacterized protein LOC113392046 has protein sequence MGLTSSREMLARRKIDEATSNSSLSNLRYIIPTDKSKWKIFRKKELSPIPIYPASLKPVKGCPCGNDGPCKQKITPKGVTIHYPQKKKKFTFGGSKRLLPPTRDISFANRNKVKVIRQRKFPW, from the exons ATGGGTCTGACAAGCAGTAGGGAAATGCTAGCACGTCGCAAAATCGACGAAGCTACAAGTAATTCCAG cTTGTCTAACCTACGCTACATAATACCCACAGATAAATCAAAATGGAAAATATTCAGGAAGAAGGA aCTGTCTCCGATACCTATTTACCCAGCTTCGCTGAAGCCTGTGAAGGGCTGCCCGTGCGGGAATGACGGGCCATGTAAACAAAAAATCACCCCCAAGGGAGTGACAATACATTATCCACAAAA aaaaaagaaatttaCATTCGGCGGAAGCAAACGTCTCTTACCGCCGACAAGAGATATATCGTTTGCCAATAG GAACAAGGTCAAAGTGATCCGACAGAGGAAGTTTCCTTGGTGA